Part of the Micromonospora rhizosphaerae genome is shown below.
CGATCGGGACGACCTCCACCACCGCCGTCGACCCGCTGCCGGAGATCGGCGCGATCTGCGCGGAGTACGGGATCTGGCTGCACGTCGACGCCGCGTACGCGGGGGCGGCCGCGGTCTGCCCGGAGCTGCGCTGGTCGCACGCCGGCCTGGAGCACGCCGATTCGTACTGCTTCGACCCGCACAAGTGGCTGCTCACCGGCTTCGACTGCGACGCGTTCTGGGTCGCGGACCGGGGTGAGCTGATCGAGGCGCTCACGGTGATGCCGGAGTTCCTGCGCAACGCGGCGACCGAGTCCGGCGCGGTGATCGACTACCGGGACTGGCAGGTGCCGCTGGGCCGTCGCTTCCGGGCGCTCAAGCTCTGGTTCGTGCTCCGCTGGTACGGGGTGGAGGGGCTGCGGGCGCACATCCGCTCCGGGGTGACGCTCGCCGGCCGGTTCGCCGAGCGGGTCGGCGCCGACGACCGGTTCGAGTTGGCCGCGCCGCACCCGTTCTCGCTGGTCTGTTTCCGGCTGCGGGCCGGGGACGAGCCGAGCGCCGAGCTGCTGCGCCGGGCCAACGGCACCGGCCGGGTGCACCTGACGCACACCCGGGTCGAGGGGCGGTACGCACTGCGGCTGGCGGTCGGCTCCCCGCTGACCACCGAGAAGCACGTCGACGAGGCGTGGAACCTGCTGGCCGCGACGGCCGACGACCTGGTGGGCGCCTGACCGCCGGACGAGCGGCGGCCGCCGACCAGCCGACGATCGGCGACCGCCGCCGTAGGGAGGCCGGTCTCGCCGCGGCCGGTGCCGGGTCAGCCCTCGACCGCCGCCGCCAGCCGCCGGGCGTCGTCCGCGTCGTCGGCCACCGGCTCCGGCGGCAGGGCGGCGCGCGACGTCCCGGCCGGGCCGGCGATCGCCGTCGTGGACACGGCGTCGGCGGCCAGCGCCGCCTCGGCGACGGCCCGGGCCCGACGGGTACGTCGCAGCGCCCGCACCGCCAGTGCCAGCGCGACCAGCCACCCGGCGGCGAGCAGCGCGTAGACCACGGACGGGACCGGCCCGCGCAGCTCGCCGGCGCGGAGCAGCGTCCGGGCGTTGGTCAGCACGATCACGCCGCCGATGACGGCGCCGAGCAGCTGGGCGGGGACGATCCGGACCAGCCAGGCGGCGATCGGCGCGGCGACCAGGCCGCCGACCAGCAGCGCCGCCACGGTCGGCAGCAGGAAGCCCTCGGAGCCGAGGCCGATCAGGAAGCCGGCGCTGGCGGCGCCGGCGACCATGATCTCGGCGGTGTCGACGGAGCCGATCACCTTGCGCGGCTCCATCCGGCCGGAGACCAGCAGCGCCGGCGTGGCGACCGGCCCCCATCCCCCGCCGCCGGTGGCGTCGATGAAACCGGCGACCAGGCCGAGCGGGCCGAGGAACCGCCCCCGCAGCCGGCCGGCGGTCGGGTTGGCGCGCAACGGCCGGGAGAAGCGCACCAGCAGGTACGCGCCGAGGGTGAACAGGAGCGCGGCCATCCACGGTGCGGCGGCCTCGGTGGAGATCGAGCTGAGGAAGGTGGCGCCGGCGAACCCGCCGATCGCGCCCGGCACCGCGATGCGGCCGACCACCCGCCAGTCGACGTTGCCGAACCGCCAGTGCGCGACCCCGGCGGCGAACGTGGTGCCGATCTCGGCCAGGTGCACCGAGGCGGACGCGGCGGCCGGCGCCACGCCGGCGAAGAGCAGCAGCGTGGACGAGGTCAGCCCGTACGCCATGCCGAGCGCTCCGTCGACCAGCTGTGCCGCGAGCCCGACCAGAGCGAGGACCAGCAGCTTGCGCACGAGCGCCCCCTGACTTTTCGGCATCTCCTATCGACTTGGTCGACAATGCGGCACCGGTGTGCTCCGGTCAAGTCCCCATCCGGTTGGTGGGACCCGCCGGACGGCCCGGGCCGGGGCGCGGGTCAGCCGGGTCGGAAAGGAGGATTCAGCTCCAGGCGCGCGGATCGGCGGCGAGCTCGTTGACCCGGCTGGGCAGCGTGCCGCTGGCCACGTCGGCGATCGTGACCAGCTCCAGGATCTGCCGCTCACTGGCCCGCAGCGCGATCCAGACGTCTTGCAGCGCGCGGGCGGCGCCGTGGTAGCCGAGCTGCTCCGGTCGCTGTCCCCGGATGTGGGCCAGCGGGCCGTCGATCACCCGGATCACCTCGGCGAGGGAGATCTCCGAGGCCGGCCGGGCGAGCCAGTAGCCGCCCTCCGGGCCACGCTGGGCATGCACGATCCCTCCCCGGCGCAGCTGGAGCAGGATGCTCTCGAGGAACTTCGGCGGGATCTCCTGGGCGCGGGCGATCTGCTCGGCCGTCACGGGCCGGCCGCGCCCGGTCGTGCCGTCGGCGACCGAGGCCAGCTCGGCGGCCGCGCGGAGGGCGTAGTCGACCCGGGCGGAGAGACGCATGGCGGCAAGGTTAGCCGCCACGTCAGCCACCAGGGGTGCCGACCCTCGGCCGGTCGGCCGGGGTCGGATGCCCGCTCGGTCAGGCGCCGACCCGGCGCAGCAGCCCCTCCTGTACCGCGCTGGCGATGTGCCGGCCGTCGGTGGTGAACATCCGGCCGGTGGCCAGGCCCCGCGCGCCGGAGGCGGACGGGCTCCAGCAGTCGTAGAGGAACCACTCGTCGGCCCGGAACGACCGATGGAACCACAGCGCATGGTCGAGGCTCGCGCCCACCACGCCGCCAGGCCCCCACACCTCGCCGTGCACCGACAGCACCGAGTCGAGCAGGGTCAGGTCGGAGGCGTACGTCAGGGCGCAGGCGTGCAGCAGCGGATCGTCCGGCAGCTTGCCGTCGATGCGCATCCAGACCCGCTGGTGCGGCTCGGCGGGGCGGTCGCCGGGGCGTACCCAGCCGGGCTCGCCCACGTAGCGAACGTCCATCGGGCGGGGGATCCGGCCCCAGATGCCGAGCCGCTCGGGGTAGCGGGAGAGCCGGTCGGTCATCGTGGGGACCTCGTCCGGCCCCGGCACGTCGGGCGGGCTGGGCGCGTGGTGGTCCAGCCCCTCCTCCTGCCGCTGGAAGGACGCCGACATGAAGAAGATCGGCTTGTCGTGCTGGAGCGCCACCGAGCGGCGCACCGAGAAGGATCGGCCGTCCCGGATGTTCTCCACCTGGTACTCGATCGGCTCGGCCGGGTCGCCCGGGCGGACGAAGTAGCCGTGCAGCGAATGCACGAAACGCTCCGGGTCCACGGTGCGGCCGGCGGCGACCAGCGCCTGGCCGGCGACCTGCCCGCCGTACACCCGCTGCGGACCGACCGGGGGGCTGATCCCCCGGAAGGTCATGTCGTCGGTCTGCTCGAGGTCGAGCACCTCGAGGAGCTGATCGACCGCGGCCTGGCCGGTCACCGCCGTGGGACCGCTCACTGCAGGGCCCGCGCGGAAGCGGCGTCGACCAGCGAGCCGAGTTGGTGCACCCGCAGCGTGTTGGTCGAGCCCGGGGTCCCGGGCGGGCTGCCGGCGACGATCACGACATAGTCGCCGGGGTTGGCCCGGTTGAGGCCGAGCAGCGCCTGGTCGACCTGGCGGAACATGGCGTCGGTGTGCTCGACGAACGGCATCAGGAAGGTCTCCACGCCCCACGAGAGGGCGAGTTGGTTGCGCACCTCGGGCACCGGGGTGAAGGCGAGCAGCGGCAGGTCGCAGTGCAGCCGGCTCAGCCGCCGGACGGTGTCGCCGGTCTGCGAGAAGGCGACCAGGGCCTTGGCGCCGATGGCCCGGGCGATCGAGGCGGCGCCCACGGTGAGGGCGCCGCCGTGGGTACGCGGGTCGTGCTGGAGCCGGGGCACCCCCATCGAGCCGGACTCCGTGGTGCTGACGATCTTGGCCATGGTGCTGACGGTGAGCACCGGGTACCTGCCGACGCTGGTCTCGCCGGAGAGCATCACCGCGTCCGCGCCGTCGAGCACCGCGTTGGCCACGTCGGAGGCCTCGGCGCGGGTCGGCCGCGAATTCTCGATCATGGAGTCGAGCATCTGGGTGGCCACGATGACCGGCTTGGCGTTCTCCCGGCACAGCTGGACGGCGCGCTTCTGCACCAGCGGCACCTGGTCGAGCGGAAGCTCCACGCCGAGGTCGCCGCGGGCGACCATGATGCCGTCGAAGGCGAGCACGATCGCCTCGAGGTGGTCCACCGCCTCGGGCTTCTCCACCTTGGCCAGCACCGGGCGGTGCACGCCCTCCTCGGCCATGATGGCGTGCACGAGCTTGATGTCCTCCGGCGAGCGGACGAAGGAGAGCGCGACCAGGTCGACGCCCAGGCCGAGGGCGAAGCGCAGGTCCGCGGCGTCCTTCTCGGACAGCGCGGGGACGCTGACCGCCACGTTGGGCAGGGACACGCCCTTGTTGTTGGAGACCGCGCCGCCCTCGGTGACCAGGACGCGGATGTCGTTGCCGCTGACCTCGCTGACCTCGACGGCGACCCGGCCGTCGTCGATCAGCAGCCGGTCGCCCGGCTTCACCTCCTCGGGCAGCTTGCGGTAGGTGCAGGAGACGCGGTCCCTGGAGCCGACGATGTCGTCGGCGGTGATCACCACCGAGTCGCCGGTGCGCCACTCGTGCGGGCCCTCGGCGAACCTGCCGAGCCGGATCTTCGGGCCCTGCAGGTCGGCCAGGACGGCGACGGGCCGGCCGGCGGACTCGGCCGCCTCCCGGACCATCCGGTAGACCGACTCATGGTCCGCGTGGCTGCCGTGGCTGAAGTTGAGTCGCGCGACGTTCATGCCCGCCTCGACCAGCCCTCGGATGCGCTCCGGGGACGAGGTGGCGGGACCGAGAGTGCAGACGATCTTCGCGCGGCGTGTCACGCCCATCAGGCTAGTCTCTCCTCCGGGTCAACCTGCGGGCCGACCCCTTTCGGGCTGCGGAACAATTGTCCAACGACGCGCGATCCCCGCGCGGCGGGCGGACGGAACCGCACCGGAACTCGTATGTCGGCGGGCATCGGCGACCGCGCGGCGAAGATCGTACCGCCCGGCCGCGTCCCCCGCCGGGGTGCTCCCGCAGCCCGGTGATCCGGGGGGTCAGTGCTGTTCTTTGGCGAGGGGGAACTCCAGCGAGCCGGCCGGGCAGAGGAAGGTCAGCACGTCCACCCGGTAGAGCCCGGCCTGCACGGCCGGGTCGGCCTCCATCACGCTGCGGATGTCGTCGACGGAACCGGTGCAGGCCAGGCCGAAGCCGATCGGCGGGTCCGGCTGGCGCGCCGGCCCGTCCACCGAGCCGGCGACCAGGATGATGCCCTTCCGTTGCAGCGCGTGCATGTGCTCGAGGTGCTCGGCCTGCAACCGCTGCACCGTCTCCTCGGGCAGGGCCCGTCCGGAGGGCCCCGGGTACAGCACGATGCATTCGTACGTGTCGAGCGCGAAGTCGACCTCCGGCGTTCGCCCCATGGCACCCCCTCCCGTCGGACGTCCGACTCCGGCACAGCGTCGCACGCGCGGGACGTTGAAGGTGGCGATCTGCGGGCAAACCAATGGCCTGGTGGCTGGAGTGGCCGCCGATGACGGACAGGATCGGGGATCGGCTCATGGCGATCGGCGCCGGCCGCGGCCGAGGTGCAGCTCACCGACGACGAGTTCGAGGCCCTCGCCAGGGCCGCCTGACCTGGACGTGGAGGCCGGCCGCCACGGTGGCGGCCGGCCGTCCCGGGTACTCAGAGGGCGAAGCAGTTGGGGCGGATGGCCGCGTCGGTGAGCGCCTGCCGGACCACCGTGTAGGTGGTGCCGTCGAGGATGAGGCCGAGGTGGCCGACCACCCGCAGCGGGCACCAAGCCTGGATGAGCACGTTGGTGGCGCCGTCGCTGAGCGCGGCGTTGCCGACCGGCCGGACCAGCTCGTCCTGCCAGGTCCGGACGGTGGTCCAGCGCACCGCGCCCGGGGTGTCGTCACCGCCGTTGAGGGCGGTGAGCAGGTCGGAGCCGATCGACATCTGCTGGCACGCGACGACGCCGGCGCAACTGCCGAGCCCGACGAAATTCAGGATGTTGGCGACGTAGGTGCCCTGTTGCGGGCTGCCCAGGCTGATGTAGCGGTCGACGACGTCGGCGCCGCCGAGGAACTTGACGTACCAGCGGGAGACCAGGCCGCCCTCGGAGTGGGTGACCAGGTCCACCCTGGCCGCGCCGGTGGCGGCCCGCACCTGGTCCACATAGGACGACAGGGCGCGGGCGGACTCCCGGATGTCGCCGAAGCCGAGGTCGGGGAGCTGGTAGATCGAGACCCGGAAGCCGTCGGCGCGCAGCCGGGCGGCGATCGGTTCGTACGCGATGGAGACACCGATCAGCCCGCCGACCACGATGACGGGGTTGGCGTCGGCGGCGACGGCTATGGCCTCGACGTCCGTGCCGCCGGTCGCGGCGCTGCCGTCGGTGCTGGGGGTTGCGGCGGAGCTGGCGGCTGCGGGGGTGGCTACGGCGGCGGTGGCGGGGACGAGCAGGGCGGCGGTGGCGGCGGTGGCGGCAAGGATCGTTCGGAGCAGCATGGCTGCACCTCCGATGGGAGGTACCCGGAGAGCCGGGGGGACGGGTGAGGGTCCGATCGATCGTGGGACGATGATGCGCGTCGCAATTCACACGCGTCAATGGCAAGTTACGGGCCGGTAACCCGTTGTCGCACGAGAAGTAAAAACCGGCGATTCAGGCCCGGCTCTCCGCGCAGTGGACGGCGGCTGAACGGGAGCGAGTCGTGCAGCGGTTTGGTCCCGACCGCGGCGGATACGGACCGTGACGCTCGCGCCGACCACGACTTCGATGAGCGATATGACTCCGAGGCATAACTATGACCGAGAGTCATATCGCTGTCTGCGTGAGTCATCCTCCCCGTGTTTCCAACAGTCGCCTGGCCGAGCTTCCTCGCCTCGGGCACGAGCGCGCCGACTCGGGGGGCGCGCCGTGGTCAGCGCGCCGCGGTCGGGTACCGCAGGCCGTCGAGGGCGAAGACGAGCACCCGGTCCCGCTGCCCCGGCTCGGTGAACTGGGCGGTGGTGATGCCGCTGAGCAGCCGCAACACGTCGTCGAACGTGGCGTCCGGGCGGGCCACCCCGGCCGCCTGCGCCCGGCGCAGCATCGGCTCGCCGGCGGCGTAGATCGCCGTCCGGCAGCCCCGGAACACCTCCGAGTCGACCAGTTCCTCGGCGAGCGCCCGCTTGGTGGCGACGTACGCGACGAACCGGTTGATCCAGGCGACGAAGGCGTCCCACGGGGGCAGGTCCGCCAACTCGGCGGCGGAGCGGCAGAGCGCCTCCACCTCGTCGACATACACCGCTTCGAGCAGTTCCCGGCGGGTGGGGAAATGCCGGTAGAGGGTCCCGATGCCCACCCGGGCTCGCCGGGCGATGTCCTCCAGGGAAGCCGACGTCCCGCGCTCGCCGAACGCCTCCCGGGCCGCCGCGACCAACGCCTCGTAGTTGCGCCGGGCATCGGCCCGTTTGGGCCGTCGCGCGAAGATCTCGGGCACGCCAACGCTGGCCATGACGCGCGTCACCCCTCCTCGCTTGCATCCGGAGGCAATCCTCCGCTACCTTTTGTGGAGGCACCCCTCCGGATAGTTCCGGAGCCGTGCCTCCGGAAAGCTTACCCGGTCCCCGCTCGGATCCACCCGAGCGTGACGGCGGCCGGATCCGGCCCGACGACGGGAGAGTCCCCGTCGCCACCTTCTCTTCCGACAGCGATCACGGGAGGCCCTTTCGTGGCACTCACGCTCCGGCGCGGCTCGCGTCGGCTGACCTTCTCCGTCCTCTCGGCCGGTGCCGGGTTCTTCGCGATGCTCCAGTCGCTGATCACCCCGGTGCTGCCGACCATCCAGCACGACCTGCACACCTCACAGAACACGGTGACCTGGGTGCTCACCGCGTACCTGCTCTCCGCATCGATCTTCACGCCGATCCTCGGTCGGGTCGGCGACATGGTCGGCAAGGGGCGAATGCTGGTCGTCTCGCTCGCCGCGCTCGCGCTCGGCTGCCTGCTGGCCGCCGTCGCGCCGACCATCGGCGTGCTCATCGCCGCCCGGGTCGTCCAGGGCATCGGCGGCGCCGTCTTCCCACTCTCCTTCGGCATCATCCGCGACGAGTTCCCCGTCGCGCGGGTGACCTCGGCCGTCGGTGCCATGTCCGCCATCGTCGCCGCCGGCGGTGGCCTGGGCGTCGTGCTGGCCGGCCCGATCGTCGCCACGCTCGACTACCGCTGGCTGTTCTGGATCCCGATGGTCGTCGTCGGGCTCACCGCCCTCGCCGCGCATCTGTTCGTACCCGAGTCGCCGGTCCGCAGCCCCGGCCGGATCGACTGGCGGGCCACCGTCCTGCTCTCCGGCTGGCTGGTCGCGTTGCTGCTGCCGATCAGCAAGGGCACGGACTGGGGCTGGACCTCGGGCCGGGTGCTCGGCCTGCTGGCGCTCGCAGTGGTGCTGCTGACCGGCTGGCTGGTCGCCGAGATCCGCTCCACCAACCCGCTGATCGACATGCGGATGATGCGCCTGCCCGGGGTCTGGACGACAAATCTGGTCGCCCTGCTCTACGGCGCGTCAATGTTCTCCGTCTACGCGTTCCTGCCGCAGTTCGTGCAGACCCCGACCGTCGCCGGTTACGGCTTCGGCGCCAGCATCACCCAGGCGGGGCTGCTGATGCTGCCGATGCTGATGGCCATGTTCGTCGCCGGCATCCTCGCCGGCCGGCTGGAGTCACGGTTCAGCGCCAAGGCGCAGCTCGCCACCGGCGCGGCCTTCAACGTGCTCGCCTCCGCGATGCTCACGGTCGCGCACGACACCCGCTGGGAGATCGGGGTCGCCGGTGGTCTCGTCGGCCTCGGCATCGGGCTGGCGTTCGCGTCGATGGCCAATCTGATCGTGAGCAACGTCCCGGCCCGGCAGACCGGCGTGGCGACGGGGATGAACGCCAACATCCGAACCATCGGCGGTGCGATCGGCGCGGCGGTGGTGAGCGGTGTGATCACCGCCCACCCGCAGGCCGGCGGGCTGCCCCGGGAGGCCGGCTTCACCCTGGGCTTCCTGGTCCTCACGGGACTGTCCCTCGCCGCCATGGTGGCGGCGCTGGCCGTCCCGTCCGGCCGCCGGGCGGCGGCCCACCACCGGGCTCCGGCCCCGGTCGCCGCCGAGCGGTCGGAGGCACCCGACCTGGTCCCGGCCGCCGCCGGGCGCTGAGTAGACGAGTCCGCGGCCCTGCCCGAAACCAGCGGGTGGGGCCGCGGCGCTACCCGCGTACGGGGCCCGGACCCTGCCCTGCGGCAGGTTTGCGCCCGAGGTCGGCGGGGAGGCGGTAGGCGCGGACCGGCCGTCGCGAAACCAGCGTTTCGCGTTGCCACCACCGTCACAGCGAACGGATACCAGCCATGACTAGAGACTTCGCTCGTACCGCCGGCGAGGGTCTTCGCCTTGCCCGGTCGGCCTTCTTCGGGTCAAGCCTGGTGCTCGCCGGGTTGGCCCCCGCCCTCTCCACGGCCCAGGTGGAGGTGGACGCCCCGGTCGACCTCGCGACGGCCGCCTCCTACGCCGTGCTCGCCGACGGTTCCATCACCAACAGCGGAAGCTCCGTCATCAACGGGGACGTGGGGGTACACCCGGGCACGGAGGTGTCGGGATTCCCACCGGGAACCATCAGCGGCCAGCTCCACGCCGGTGACGCCGCGGCGGAACGGGCACAGTCCGACCTGACGGCCGCGTACAACGATGCCGCCGGACGAACCTCGAGCCGGACCATCGGCCCTCAGCTCGCCGGACAAACCCTCGCCCCTGGCGTATACAAGGCCGCGGAGAACGCGGACCTCGACGGAACGCTCACCCTGGACGCCCAGGGCAACTCCAGCGCCGTCTTCATCTTCCAACTGGGCTCCGGTCTGACCACCGCGCAGAACAGCAACGTACGGGTGATCAACTCGCCGCGACCCGCCTGCAGCGTCTTCTGGACGGTCGGCGACTCCGCCACCCTGGGCAGCAACACGTCCTTCGTCGGCCGGATCATGGCCGTCAGCGGGATCACGCTCCAATCCGCCGCGAAGGTCGAGCAGGGCGGCGCCCTCAGCCGTGACGGTGCGGTCACTTTGGACACGAACGCGGTCAGCCGATCCGAATGCGCGGGGGCACCGACTCGGCCGCCGACGGCACCGGCAAGCCCGTCGCCGACAGAGAGCCCGACGACGCCGGGGCCCGCGACGCCGAGCCCGACGACGCCGGGGCCCGCGACGCCAAGCCCGACGACGCCGAGCCCGACGACGCCAGCACCGGTCCCGCCCGAAACGACGGCACCGGAGACCACGGTGCCCGCTCCCGCCGGGCCGGAGCTGACGGCGCCTCCGGCGGCCCCTCCCGGCCTGCAGGAGCCGGAGCTGCCTCCGGGTCTGCGGGAGCGGGAGCTGCCTCCGGGCTTGCAGGGGCGGGAGCTGCCTCCGGGCCTGTCTGAGCGGGGGGCGCCTCCGGCCGCGCCCGAACAGCGGGTTCCGTAGCACGCGGCCCCACCGGGGCTGTCAACGGTCAACAGTTCTGACGGGAGCGGCGTCGCATGAGGACGCCGCTCCCGTCCGCGTGCCGGCGACCGGCACGGATCGGGTGGTCAACGCAGGAGGCGGAACAGCAGCACGTAGGCACAGTAGAGCGACGGCGAGAGCAGCGCACAGAGCACGAAGCCGAGCGGGACGAACCTCGATGGCGGTGTGCCAGCCCCGATCACCGGTCGGCCCCAGCGCCTGAGCACCAGGTGACCCGCGAGGAACGACGCCACCGGAACGCCGGTGCACGTCCCGGCGAGCACCGCGCCGAGGCCGATCGCCTGGAACTCGGAGGCGACCGCCAGCAGCAGCACCAGCACCGCCCCGGCCAGCGCGCAGCCCGTGTAGACCGCCACCGCCCGGGCCAGCGGCGACCAGCTCGGCAGCAGCGCGGGCCGCCGGGCGACCGCCTCCGCCCGCTGCCCCTGCCGGTCCGCCTCGTCGGCCAACTGCCGGGCCGCCGCCAGCTCAGCCGCCGGGTCGACCTCCGCCGAGCGCGGGCCAGGCAGCACCGCCGTGGCCACGATCGACCCTCCAGGGACCACCGGCGCCGCCGACGCCACCACCGGCGCGACGGCTGACGCAACCACCGGCGCACCGGCCAGAGGCGACGGGACCGGCGCTGCGGCCGACGCCCCCACCGGCACATCGGGCGGAGGCGACGGGACCGCCACCGGCGTTGCGGACGACGCCACCACCGGCGCAGCGGGCGGAGGCGATGGGACCGCGACCGGCGCGGGCGGGGTGGCGCCGATGGCGCGGCTGAGCCGGTCGAGGCGCCGGCCCTGGGCGGCGAGCCGGTGGCCGAGCCGGTCGGTGGCGGCATGCACGGCCCGCTGGCGTTCCGCCTCGGCGGCGGCCTGCTCCCCGCCGCACTGCCGGGCGGACAGCTGCCGGGCCAGCGCGGCGTACTCCTCGAAAGCTGTCACCGGCCGCGGCCCGGCGGGCTCCGCCCACCGCCGCTCGGCGAGCAGGTCGGTGCGGCACACGGCGTCGGTCGGGCGGGTGGCCCCGCCGAGGCGCCGGGCGAGTTCGGTGACCGTGCGGGGCGGCGGCCCGCCGTCGAGCAGCACGGGCGCGGCCAGCCCGCTGCCGTCCGTACTGAACGGCTGCCCGGGTGGGTCGCCGACCAGCGCGTACCGCTCGTTGAGGCGCAGCTGGGTGGCGGCACCCAGCGGCGGCGACGCGTCGCCGGGCCCGGCGGGCGGGTAGCCGGCGAGCAGCACGCAAACCGCCGCGGCCGAGCCGGCGTGGGTGAGCGCGGCGAGCCGGGCCAGCTCCCGGGGCGGCAGCGCGGACGCCGCGACGAGCAGCAGCAGCTCCTGGTCGTCCCGGTCGGCATGCCGCTCCGCCTCGTCGAGCAGGGTGGCAACCTCGGCGGCGGTGGTGGCCGGCGGCGCGAGCACGCCGGCGTCGAGCAGCGGGCGCAGCGGCAGGAAGGCCGCCCCGAAGGCCATCGTGTCGATCCCGGCGACCCGGACCGCGCCGGCCGGGGCGGTGGCGAGCAGCCGCAGGACCACCGACCGCAGCAGCTCACCGACCCGGGGGTCCCGGGCGTCGGCGTCCACCGCGAGGTGGGTGCCGCCGGCCAGCGGCAGCAGCACCGGAAAGCCACCGTCCAGTGTGGTCGCCTCGCCGATGCGTACCGGCACGGGTGCGGCGGTGACGCCGGCGGCGCCGGCCGCCGGGGCGGCGAGGTCGGCGGCCAAGCGAGCAAGGTCGGCGCCGAGGCGGGCGAGGTCGGCGACCATTTCGGCGTCGCTCGGGGCGGGCGGTCCGGCGGCGGCGAGCGCCCGGCGGGCGTTCTCCCACCGCGCGACGGCCTGCCGGTGCGCGGCGACCACCTCTGCGTACGCCGTCGCGAGCCTGCCCACGCTGCCCCCTCGACCCCGCCACGGTCCGATTTAGGGAACCCTAACGGACCCGCAGCGACCCGGCACGGTACGCGAACGCATCGAGGATTGGCCCAGTGTTCACCTCGCGGCCCCCGGCTGCGTCGGCACCGTTCCACCCGCCCGGCTTGCCTGCTAAGCGGAAACACGCAGTGTGAACAGGAAGGCGACGACGTGACCTCCTCACCTATCTCCCGCCGGGCCGTGCTGCGCGGCGGCGCGGCCGGCGGCCTCGGCATCGTGGTGGCCGGCAACCTGGAAGCGATCGCGGGACCGGTAGCGGCGCGGGCGGCCACCCGTCCGGCGGTCGGCTACGGCGAGCTGGTGCCGGACCCGGCCGGTCTGCTGGCCCTGCCGCCCGGCTTCTCGTACACGATCGTGGCGCAGGCCGGCGTGACCCTGCTGGAGTCCGGGCAGCCGACGCCGAGCGACGCCGACGGCACCGGCTGCTTCCTCGGCCGTGAGGGTTCGGTGCTGGTCAACAACCACGAGATCGGCGGCGCCGAGCCCTTCCCGGTGCCCCCGCTGGCCGGCCTCACCTACGACCCGGGCGCCGGCGGTGGCACCACCACCATCGAGGTGGACGGCGACGGCAAGCGGATCCGCGAGTATGTCAGCGTGGCCGGGACGCACAACAACTGCGCTGGCGGCATCACCCCGTGGGGCACCTGGCTGACCTGCGAGGAGACCGAGCAGCGGGCCGGCGTGAAGTACCTCAAGGACCACGGCTACGTCTTCGAGGTCGACCCGCACGACCGGTCGGCCAACGAGAACCCGGTCCCGCTGAAGTTCCTCGGCCGCTACTCGCATGAGGCGGTGGCCGTCGACCCGTACACCCATTCGATCTTCCTGACCGAGGACGCCGGCGGGCCGAACGGGCTCTACTTCCGCTGGACGCCGCCAGCGGGCTTCCGCGGCGGCAAGGGCGCGCTGCGGGCGCTGGCCCAGCGGCCCGACGGCGGCACCGCCGGCAGCCTCCAGGCGATGAGCTGCTACCTGGGCAGCCAGCACATCGCCGACCTGTCCGAGGCGACCGCGCCGGGGACCCGGTACCGGGTGGAGTGGGTCGACGTGCCGGACCGGGACGCGAAGACGGTCTCGGTGCGCAAGCAGTTCACCGACGAGCAGGTGACCCGCAGCCGCAAGCTGGAGGGCGCCTGGTGGGCCGACGGCGGCGCCTACTTCGTGGCCAGCTTCGCCCGGCACGACGACGGCAGCGTCAACGAGCACGACGGGCAGGTGTGGTTCTACGACCCGCGCACCGAGA
Proteins encoded:
- a CDS encoding MFS transporter, translated to MALTLRRGSRRLTFSVLSAGAGFFAMLQSLITPVLPTIQHDLHTSQNTVTWVLTAYLLSASIFTPILGRVGDMVGKGRMLVVSLAALALGCLLAAVAPTIGVLIAARVVQGIGGAVFPLSFGIIRDEFPVARVTSAVGAMSAIVAAGGGLGVVLAGPIVATLDYRWLFWIPMVVVGLTALAAHLFVPESPVRSPGRIDWRATVLLSGWLVALLLPISKGTDWGWTSGRVLGLLALAVVLLTGWLVAEIRSTNPLIDMRMMRLPGVWTTNLVALLYGASMFSVYAFLPQFVQTPTVAGYGFGASITQAGLLMLPMLMAMFVAGILAGRLESRFSAKAQLATGAAFNVLASAMLTVAHDTRWEIGVAGGLVGLGIGLAFASMANLIVSNVPARQTGVATGMNANIRTIGGAIGAAVVSGVITAHPQAGGLPREAGFTLGFLVLTGLSLAAMVAALAVPSGRRAAAHHRAPAPVAAERSEAPDLVPAAAGR
- a CDS encoding ice-binding family protein produces the protein MTRDFARTAGEGLRLARSAFFGSSLVLAGLAPALSTAQVEVDAPVDLATAASYAVLADGSITNSGSSVINGDVGVHPGTEVSGFPPGTISGQLHAGDAAAERAQSDLTAAYNDAAGRTSSRTIGPQLAGQTLAPGVYKAAENADLDGTLTLDAQGNSSAVFIFQLGSGLTTAQNSNVRVINSPRPACSVFWTVGDSATLGSNTSFVGRIMAVSGITLQSAAKVEQGGALSRDGAVTLDTNAVSRSECAGAPTRPPTAPASPSPTESPTTPGPATPSPTTPGPATPSPTTPSPTTPAPVPPETTAPETTVPAPAGPELTAPPAAPPGLQEPELPPGLRERELPPGLQGRELPPGLSERGAPPAAPEQRVP
- a CDS encoding alkaline phosphatase PhoX; this encodes MTSSPISRRAVLRGGAAGGLGIVVAGNLEAIAGPVAARAATRPAVGYGELVPDPAGLLALPPGFSYTIVAQAGVTLLESGQPTPSDADGTGCFLGREGSVLVNNHEIGGAEPFPVPPLAGLTYDPGAGGGTTTIEVDGDGKRIREYVSVAGTHNNCAGGITPWGTWLTCEETEQRAGVKYLKDHGYVFEVDPHDRSANENPVPLKFLGRYSHEAVAVDPYTHSIFLTEDAGGPNGLYFRWTPPAGFRGGKGALRALAQRPDGGTAGSLQAMSCYLGSQHIADLSEATAPGTRYRVEWVDVPDRDAKTVSVRKQFTDEQVTRSRKLEGAWWADGGAYFVASFARHDDGSVNEHDGQVWFYDPRTETVTLKTIFGVNQDPDADAGNFDGPDNITVSPYGGVILAEDGEGVSHLVGVTAEGKAYPLARNELNDSEFTGPTFSADGKILFANIQSPGYVFAITGPWGRPSNADVA